One region of Rana temporaria chromosome 9, aRanTem1.1, whole genome shotgun sequence genomic DNA includes:
- the LOC120913871 gene encoding uncharacterized protein LOC120913871, protein MLSTLKEFHVSLKSKEPEAPIAGPSSQESSSSQIFRVRQESLGSLVSDSEDSEIPPQEEGSIGQAEEENEDTRTGRYVFAADDMEGLLEAVYASEEIPQPTEEISTQDAPLAQISKQSDLSFEDTGNLKDPMDRRAETSLCRAWEANAAALSPALASACIARNANSWISKLMEHVSQGSDSKGILESLQLIGSAVAYLADTSVETVRSTAKTGALLNSARRAVWVKMWNGDLASKNRLCGLPFEGSLLFGTGLDQALTRSSEKGVRFPTKPRQNKKKFFRGPQGGFGGKNRSSEKKAPYNRRWGAGKEKQKGGILFSNPKPSDKDSK, encoded by the exons ATGCTCTCTACTCTTAAAGAATTTCATGTGTCTTTAAAGAGCAAAGAGCCTGAAGCCCCCATCGCAGGGCCCTCTTCTCAAGAAAGTTCCTCTTCGCAGATTTTTAGAGTCCGCCAGGAATCCCTTGGTTCCTTAGTATCTGACTCTGAAGATTCAGAGATTCCTCCCCAGGAGGAAGGTTCTATTGGTCAGGCGGAAGAAGAAAATGAGGATACTAGGACAGGCAGATATGTCTTTGCTGCCGACGACATGGAAGGTCTCCTTGAGGCAGTGTACGCCTCCGAGGAGATTCCACAGCCTACGGAAGAAATTTCCACACAGG ATGCTCCCCTCGCGCAAATTTCCAAACAGTCGGACCTCTCCTTTGAGGACACAGGCAACTTGAAAGATCCTATGGATCGGCGGGCAGAGACCTCCTTGTGTAGGGCCTGGGAAGCTAATGCGGCTGCCTTGAGCCCCGCATTGGCTTCGGCCTGTATTGCTAGGAATGCTAATTCTTGGATCTCCAAGTTGATGGAACATGTGTCCCAGGGTTCAGACTCTAAGGGGATTCTAGAATCCCTTCAGCTCATAGGGAGCGCAGTAGCTTATTTAGCAGACACCTCAGTAGAGACGGTACGTTCTACCGCAAAGACAGGAGCCCTCCTCAACTCTGCCAGAAGAGCAGTATGGGTCAAGATGTGGAATGGGGACCTTGCGTCTAAGAACCGCCTTTGTGGTCTTCCCTTCGAGGGCTCCCTTCTCTTCGGTACGGGCCTGGATCAGGCCCTGACTAGGTCCTCAGAAAAAGGGGTGCGTTTTCCTACTAAGCCTAGACAAaacaagaaaaagttttttcgaggcccccaggggggGTTTGGAGGTAAGAACCGTTCCTCGGAGAAGAAGGCCCCTTACAACAGACGTTGGGGTGCtgggaaggaaaaacaaaaagggggtaTCCTTTTTTCCAATCCAAAACCCAGCGACAAGGACTCCAAATGA